In Deltaproteobacteria bacterium, the genomic window TGTTTATGGTTTTAACTATCTTTTTTTTGAAGCCAATTTTTCACCAGCAATTCCTGCCATTAAATAAATTATTAAACCAGACAATGACGAAGAATGAATCTGACCAGGTGCGCGATGGGAATAATGATGTTCCTACTTTTAAAACTATTTATGATAGAACTACGTTTCGTCAGAGTAGAATAGAGATTATTATTAAACGATTAACAAAGGTTGAATTATGTTCTGGGACTTCTATTATCCTATTTTGTTTTTAATTTTCAGTAGTTTAATTTTATTTTTTGGATTAAGAAAAGAAATCAGTAAATTTAAACAATTAGAATCACGAAAAGCAATGGACATCGTTTATTTTGCCTTCAATTTTATTCTTGTTTTAGTATTTGGTGGAACTTTTTTTGCTGGAAGTATTACAAGAATTATTTATTTAGTTTCTAAAACCTAAAGAGAAAAATGGCTAGAAAAGATATTATTAAATTATTAGCGGGATTTAAAAGATTTAAGGATAAATACTTTGATAACGAAAACTCAATTTATCATAAATTGTCTTCTGATGGCCAAACCCCCAAGACCTTAATTATTGGTTGTTGCGATTCACGTGTGGATCCTGCAATTATTTCTTCCGCTTCCCCAGGGGATTTGTTTATCGTTAGAAATGTGGCAAATTTGGTTCCTCCCTTTGAAAAACTAGGTGGAGTCCATGGAGTCAGTGCAGCGATTGAGTTCGCTGTTGTGAATTTAAAAGTAGAAAATATATTAATTCTGGGGCACCGTCAGTGTGGTGGCATTCGCTCCCTTTTTCTTGATAATAAAAAAGAAACAACATTTATATCTCTTTGGATGAAGATTGCAGAAAAAGCCAAAAACCAAGTCTTAGAAAAATTTCCAGATGCAGATACTGAGACGCTTTGTCGCCATTGCGAACTAGAGTCTATAAAAGTTTCTTTGGAGAATCTGCATAGTTTTCCTTTTGTAAAGCAAGCCTTAATAGAAAGAGAAATCAATATTTTAGGAGTCTATTTTGATCTTGAGCAGGGAAAGCTCTGGGAGTACGACGAACAGATTTTAGATTTCAAGACTATAGAAATATAGTTATCACCAGGGGTTACGCCTAGGCCTCAACTCTTCGTTCTCGTCGGTCGAACTCCCTGCGACTTGGCCTTGCCAAGCCTCAGTCGTCTCCCTCCTGCGGCCTCGATTTGAGGCCTAGGCGTAACCCCTGGGAATAGAAACACCATTGTAAAAATTTAAAATAAATAAGTAAGTAAAAGTTTAAAAGCTAATGAAGCTAGGGACAAAGTCCCTAGCTTTTATCTTATATCTTACTTCTTTTGTTCTTCGGCACGTTTTTGTTGGTATTTTTTTGCTAATTCTTCTTGAATGTTTCTTGGTGCTGGAGAGTACTTTGCAAACTCCATAGAGAATTCGCCTTTTCCCTTGGTTGCTGAACGCAAATCAGTAGAGTATCCAAACATTTCTGTTAATGGTACTTCCGCCTCAATCACGCAGTTTCCTTCAAAGTTTGTAGTTCCAACAATAACTCCCCGACGTTGATTGATTTGCCCAACAGCCGCACCCTGATACTCATCAGGCACCGTTGTTTCAAGCTTCATAATGGGCTCTAGAACCGTAGGCTTAGCTTTGAGATAAGCCTCTCTCATAGCTGCCATGGCGCAAATTTTAAACGCCATATAGCTTGAATCCACATCATGATATTGACCATCTTGCAGGATCACATTAACTCCAACAATAGGAAATCCTATCAATGGACCTTTTTGACATTGTTCTTGGAATCCTTCTTCAACGGCAGGAATAAATTCCTTAGGAATACGTCCGCCCA contains:
- a CDS encoding carbonic anhydrase, with the protein product MARKDIIKLLAGFKRFKDKYFDNENSIYHKLSSDGQTPKTLIIGCCDSRVDPAIISSASPGDLFIVRNVANLVPPFEKLGGVHGVSAAIEFAVVNLKVENILILGHRQCGGIRSLFLDNKKETTFISLWMKIAEKAKNQVLEKFPDADTETLCRHCELESIKVSLENLHSFPFVKQALIEREINILGVYFDLEQGKLWEYDEQILDFKTIEI